A single genomic interval of Streptomyces graminofaciens harbors:
- a CDS encoding dihydrolipoamide acetyltransferase family protein has product MTATLTFRMPDVGEGLIEAEILTWHVAVGDTVTDGQTVCEVETAKATVELPIPYDGTVAEILGPPGTTVAVGAPIITVLPTEADRGAAPTADPAASAGPDSAPTGGVLVGYGPRAGSATARRRRKPVAAGAEPAVAAPAVVPTAVVPTAAPARAKPPVRKLAKELGVDLSAVPASGPHGVVTRDDVLAAAPGAAAGPGTAPALAPAPGAAPAAPRPVPVRDGARETRIAVRGVRKATARAMVASAFTAPHVTEFIDVDVTRTMKLVRRLRKSGELGEAPVGPLLFVAAAYLAAVRRHPEINASWDEESQEIVLKHHVNLGIAAATERGLVVPNIKDAGLLTLAELADALGTLVRTARAGRAAPADLTGGTTTITNIGVYGVDGGTPLLNPGEAAILAVGAVRARPWAHKGKVALREVATLSLSFDHRLVDGELGSKVLADTAAALEHPRRLMLSR; this is encoded by the coding sequence ACACCGTCACCGACGGGCAGACCGTGTGCGAGGTGGAGACCGCCAAGGCGACGGTGGAGCTGCCCATTCCGTACGACGGCACCGTCGCCGAGATCCTCGGCCCTCCGGGCACGACGGTCGCGGTCGGCGCGCCCATCATCACCGTCCTGCCGACGGAGGCCGACCGGGGCGCGGCGCCGACCGCCGATCCGGCGGCGTCCGCGGGCCCGGACTCCGCGCCGACCGGCGGGGTGCTGGTCGGCTACGGGCCGCGGGCGGGTTCCGCCACGGCCCGGCGCCGCCGCAAGCCGGTGGCCGCAGGGGCCGAACCTGCCGTGGCCGCGCCGGCCGTGGTGCCGACGGCCGTGGTGCCGACGGCCGCACCGGCGCGGGCCAAGCCGCCGGTGCGCAAACTGGCCAAGGAACTGGGCGTGGACCTGTCTGCCGTCCCGGCGTCCGGGCCGCACGGGGTCGTCACCCGCGATGACGTGCTGGCCGCCGCGCCCGGGGCCGCCGCGGGCCCGGGCACCGCTCCTGCCCTGGCGCCCGCTCCCGGCGCCGCCCCCGCGGCGCCGCGGCCGGTGCCCGTGCGGGACGGCGCGCGCGAGACGCGGATCGCGGTGCGGGGGGTGCGCAAGGCCACCGCGAGGGCCATGGTCGCGTCGGCCTTCACCGCGCCCCATGTCACGGAGTTCATCGACGTGGACGTGACCCGCACGATGAAACTGGTGCGGCGGCTGCGGAAGTCCGGCGAGCTGGGCGAGGCACCCGTCGGTCCGCTGCTGTTCGTGGCCGCGGCCTACCTGGCCGCCGTACGCCGGCATCCGGAGATCAACGCCTCGTGGGACGAGGAGAGCCAGGAGATCGTCCTCAAGCACCACGTGAACCTGGGCATCGCCGCCGCCACCGAGCGCGGCCTGGTCGTACCGAACATCAAGGACGCCGGCCTGCTCACACTGGCCGAACTCGCCGACGCCCTGGGCACCCTGGTACGCACGGCACGCGCGGGCCGGGCCGCCCCCGCCGACCTGACCGGCGGCACCACGACGATCACCAACATCGGCGTGTACGGGGTCGACGGCGGCACTCCGCTGCTCAACCCCGGCGAGGCGGCGATCCTGGCCGTCGGCGCGGTACGCGCCCGGCCCTGGGCGCACAAGGGCAAGGTGGCGCTGCGCGAGGTCGCCACCCTGTCGCTGTCGTTCGACCACCGGCTGGTCGACGGCGAACTGGGCTCCAAGGTGCTCGCCGACACCGCCGCGGCGCTGGAACACCCCCGACGGCTCATGTTGTCGCGGTGA
- a CDS encoding methylmalonyl-CoA mutase family protein, whose product MTGVPTTVVVCNGRLRELVARGTRELPVSFDLPTRLGRDSDSPPAAGHVGRTGVAIDSLDDMRVLFSGIPLGRVSPAMAGGAPAAVMLLLYQLVAEEQGVPVNRLSGTVLSAFKEYAVGRVHIFPPRPTRRLAADLLAYCRAEVPRWRTAPAAASAVGTLVRGGPTAEARQRERIAKLRAWRCQERVAAALARLGAAAADRGGNILYPMKWALAAGATVGEVCDVLRAEWGAHPAHSSGVYG is encoded by the coding sequence GTGACCGGCGTGCCGACCACGGTGGTGGTGTGCAACGGCCGCTTGCGGGAGCTCGTCGCCCGTGGGACTCGGGAGTTGCCGGTGTCCTTCGACCTGCCGACACGGCTGGGCCGCGACTCCGACAGCCCGCCGGCCGCGGGGCACGTCGGGCGCACCGGGGTGGCGATCGACTCGCTCGACGACATGCGGGTGCTGTTCAGCGGGATCCCGCTGGGCCGGGTGTCCCCCGCGATGGCCGGCGGGGCTCCGGCGGCCGTCATGCTGCTGCTCTACCAACTGGTGGCGGAGGAGCAGGGAGTGCCGGTGAACCGGCTGTCCGGCACGGTGCTCTCCGCGTTCAAGGAGTACGCGGTGGGCCGGGTGCACATCTTCCCGCCCCGCCCCACCCGGCGGCTGGCCGCCGACCTGCTGGCCTACTGCCGGGCGGAGGTACCCCGGTGGCGAACCGCGCCCGCGGCTGCCTCCGCCGTCGGCACCCTGGTGCGTGGGGGGCCGACGGCGGAGGCCCGGCAGCGGGAGCGGATCGCGAAACTGCGGGCTTGGCGTTGCCAGGAGCGGGTGGCGGCGGCGCTGGCGCGGCTGGGTGCCGCCGCCGCGGACCGGGGCGGCAACATCCTGTACCCGATGAAGTGGGCGCTGGCCGCAGGTGCCACGGTCGGCGAGGTCTGCGACGTACTGCGTGCCGAGTGGGGTGCCCATCCGGCGCACTCGTCCGGGGTGTACGGCTGA
- a CDS encoding TetR/AcrR family transcriptional regulator, translating to MKQDRSRRTHERILDEAAAEFTANGYAHTTMQDIARRLGMTKGALYGQFDSKKAVADALTRHGLARVEGLRALAREDDPLSALGRFVVGLARCLHDDVRLRAAFRLLADEAEAQLPGHSLGEVVEQVVGLVERAQCDSRISPGHDPADVARLLLCVAFAVQTRLFTADGERHPQAWAEWAWGCVSRSLHEAPA from the coding sequence GTGAAACAGGACAGATCTCGGCGCACCCACGAACGCATCCTCGACGAGGCGGCGGCGGAGTTCACCGCCAACGGGTACGCCCACACCACGATGCAGGACATCGCCCGCCGCCTCGGCATGACCAAAGGCGCGCTCTACGGGCAGTTCGACTCCAAGAAGGCCGTGGCCGACGCCCTCACGAGGCACGGCCTGGCCAGGGTCGAGGGGCTGCGCGCCCTGGCACGGGAGGACGACCCGCTGTCCGCCCTCGGCCGCTTCGTCGTCGGACTGGCCCGGTGCCTGCACGACGACGTACGGCTGCGGGCGGCCTTCCGGCTGCTGGCCGACGAGGCCGAGGCGCAACTGCCCGGCCATTCGCTGGGCGAGGTGGTCGAGCAGGTCGTCGGCCTGGTCGAACGCGCCCAGTGCGACAGCCGGATCTCCCCAGGGCACGACCCGGCCGACGTGGCCCGGCTGCTGCTGTGCGTGGCCTTCGCCGTGCAGACCAGGCTCTTCACGGCCGACGGCGAGCGCCACCCGCAAGCCTGGGCGGAATGGGCCTGGGGCTGCGTCTCCCGGTCCCTGCACGAGGCCCCGGCCTGA
- a CDS encoding HAD family hydrolase yields the protein MKHATAPRTLVPTEQPRHVGRPAATIARAALFDVDQTLVHAKTMVEFWRFWTTRWLADRAPDEADRPIRPLLTLPREEANRGYYRLFRGVAAEDLAEAGRAWYADFMSRGDTLLPDTVRELLRHQARGDRIVLVSGSMHACLDPLARVFGADVLCTEQEVDADGRFTGRLDRSVIGTGRLRTVRAALEAWDIDPAHCSAYADHETDLELLHAVGDPVVVGDDPVLLAVAEAHGWRSLPGAMPRHEARPERSASDRQGTTR from the coding sequence ATGAAGCACGCGACGGCACCGCGCACCCTCGTTCCCACGGAACAGCCCCGGCACGTCGGCCGCCCTGCGGCCACGATCGCCCGTGCCGCCCTCTTCGACGTGGACCAGACGCTCGTGCACGCCAAGACCATGGTGGAGTTCTGGCGGTTCTGGACCACCCGGTGGCTCGCCGACCGCGCCCCCGACGAGGCCGACCGTCCCATCCGGCCGCTGCTGACGCTGCCCCGGGAGGAGGCGAACCGCGGCTACTACCGGCTGTTCCGGGGCGTGGCCGCCGAGGACCTGGCCGAGGCCGGACGCGCCTGGTACGCCGACTTCATGAGCCGCGGCGACACCCTGCTGCCCGACACCGTGCGGGAACTGCTGCGTCACCAGGCCCGCGGCGACCGCATCGTCCTGGTCTCCGGGTCCATGCACGCCTGCCTCGACCCGCTCGCCCGCGTCTTCGGCGCCGACGTGCTGTGCACCGAGCAGGAGGTCGACGCGGACGGCCGCTTCACCGGCCGCCTCGATCGCTCGGTGATCGGCACGGGCAGGCTGCGCACGGTCCGCGCCGCCCTCGAGGCCTGGGACATCGACCCCGCGCACTGCTCGGCATACGCGGACCACGAGACCGACCTCGAACTGCTGCACGCCGTGGGCGACCCGGTGGTCGTCGGCGACGACCCGGTGCTGCTGGCCGTGGCCGAGGCCCACGGCTGGCGGAGCCTGCCCGGGGCGATGCCCCGGCACGAGGCCCGCCCCGAACGGTCCGCGTCCGACCGGCAAGGGACCACACGGTGA
- a CDS encoding acyl-CoA dehydrogenase family protein, producing the protein MSLTVTAAAALARTQAAETERARMLSPVLADSLTDAGFARHFVPKPWGGEAGSFTEAAEAVAELGEACAATAWCAALYAAHARLAAHLPEQGRQDLWEHTPDVRIAASVVPPAGTAEEARPPQAATPATATSDAGVRAADPAGDTAEGWWLEGTWHHASGVDHAHWILLASWTGSAADRTVRLFAVPREACEVSDTWHTLGLRGTGSNTVRLERTFVPAHRTCTLADLGRFEPGRDRCHSVPYQMVAGAQFLAPALGAARQALRDWHELTAHRIRPDGSRAADAPAQRAAAARSSAEIHAAGLLLDHALQQADLGEVTPRAVAENARDFALAAELIAAAADRLVRAAGLRAQAEDCPLQRRWRDIRAAAGHAALDFEAASTLYAQAQATVDEAAR; encoded by the coding sequence GTGAGCCTGACCGTCACCGCGGCCGCCGCCCTCGCCCGCACCCAGGCGGCCGAGACCGAGCGCGCCCGCATGCTCTCCCCGGTCCTCGCCGACTCCCTCACCGACGCCGGCTTCGCCCGGCACTTCGTACCCAAGCCGTGGGGCGGCGAGGCGGGTTCGTTCACCGAGGCCGCCGAGGCGGTCGCCGAGCTCGGCGAGGCCTGCGCGGCCACCGCCTGGTGCGCCGCCCTGTACGCGGCCCACGCCCGACTCGCCGCCCACCTGCCCGAACAGGGCCGCCAGGACCTGTGGGAGCACACACCGGACGTCCGTATCGCCGCCTCGGTCGTGCCGCCCGCCGGCACCGCCGAGGAAGCACGCCCTCCGCAGGCCGCCACGCCAGCGACCGCGACCTCCGACGCCGGGGTCCGGGCCGCCGACCCGGCCGGGGACACCGCCGAGGGCTGGTGGCTCGAGGGCACCTGGCACCACGCCAGCGGAGTCGACCACGCCCACTGGATCCTGCTCGCCTCCTGGACCGGCAGCGCAGCCGACCGCACCGTACGGCTCTTCGCCGTCCCCCGCGAGGCCTGCGAGGTGTCCGACACCTGGCACACCCTCGGCCTGCGCGGCACCGGCAGCAACACCGTCCGGCTCGAGCGCACCTTCGTCCCCGCCCACCGCACCTGCACCCTCGCCGACCTCGGCCGCTTCGAGCCCGGGCGGGACCGGTGCCACAGCGTGCCCTACCAGATGGTCGCCGGAGCCCAGTTCCTCGCCCCCGCCCTCGGAGCCGCCCGGCAGGCCCTGCGCGACTGGCACGAGCTGACCGCCCACCGCATCCGCCCCGACGGGAGCCGTGCCGCGGACGCACCCGCGCAGCGCGCCGCCGCCGCCCGTTCGTCGGCGGAGATCCACGCGGCCGGCCTGCTGCTGGACCACGCCCTGCAGCAGGCCGACCTCGGCGAGGTCACCCCCCGCGCGGTCGCCGAGAACGCCCGCGACTTCGCCCTCGCCGCCGAACTGATCGCCGCGGCCGCCGACCGCCTGGTGCGCGCCGCCGGCCTGCGCGCCCAGGCTGAGGACTGCCCGCTGCAACGCCGTTGGCGCGACATCCGGGCCGCCGCCGGTCACGCCGCCCTCGACTTCGAGGCCGCAAGCACCCTCTACGCCCAGGCCCAGGCGACCGTGGACGAGGCAGCCCGATGA
- a CDS encoding ScbA/BarX family gamma-butyrolactone biosynthesis protein, with product MKPSAIGTLVADSDTDLADSGLAFDRGVPRTLVHKTAVSEVLLTDAVRTGPHRFTVAAQWPRHHVLFGNGTCPAGAADPLLLLETVRQAGIYVSHVYYDVPLAHPFLLTSIDYEVEGPTPGSAARKGPHCVLLDVQCVVEHHTADRLGMSLEARLVIDGRLEGRVGLCWQAAAPERYARMRYPAGPVEVPPTGPGTALLALADPVAAPHILGRLHERDVMLAALPANLGPSHNALQGTGQDVWSLRLDTTHPVYFDHVCDHIPGMALAESFAQAAALASGRVAGVPPQELRWTLESSALSFASFGELGRPVVITAEPVPEPPEHGRRAIRVSAEQGGRLLACGALIGITSSAVDGAAR from the coding sequence ATGAAGCCGTCCGCCATCGGCACGCTCGTCGCCGACAGCGATACGGACTTAGCGGACTCCGGGCTCGCATTCGACCGCGGCGTACCGCGTACGCTCGTCCACAAGACGGCCGTCTCCGAGGTCCTTCTGACGGACGCCGTCCGTACCGGCCCGCACCGGTTCACCGTCGCCGCCCAATGGCCCCGGCACCACGTGCTCTTCGGGAACGGGACGTGTCCGGCCGGCGCCGCCGATCCGCTCCTCCTTCTCGAGACGGTCCGCCAGGCGGGCATTTACGTCTCCCATGTCTACTACGACGTACCGCTGGCCCACCCCTTCCTGCTCACGAGCATCGACTACGAGGTGGAGGGGCCCACCCCGGGATCCGCTGCTCGCAAGGGGCCGCACTGCGTCCTGCTCGACGTCCAGTGCGTCGTCGAACATCACACCGCCGACCGCCTCGGCATGTCACTCGAGGCCAGGCTCGTGATAGACGGACGCCTCGAAGGCCGCGTCGGCCTGTGCTGGCAGGCCGCCGCCCCCGAGCGCTACGCCCGCATGCGCTACCCCGCGGGCCCGGTCGAGGTCCCGCCCACCGGTCCGGGCACCGCGCTGCTCGCTCTCGCCGACCCGGTCGCGGCCCCGCACATCCTGGGCCGGCTGCACGAGCGCGACGTGATGCTGGCCGCCCTCCCCGCGAACCTCGGCCCCTCGCACAACGCCCTCCAGGGCACCGGCCAGGACGTCTGGTCCCTGCGCCTGGACACCACGCACCCGGTCTACTTCGACCACGTCTGCGACCACATCCCCGGCATGGCTCTGGCCGAGTCCTTCGCCCAGGCCGCCGCCCTCGCCTCCGGCCGCGTGGCCGGCGTACCCCCACAGGAGTTGCGCTGGACCCTGGAGTCCAGCGCCCTGTCCTTCGCCTCCTTCGGCGAACTCGGCCGGCCCGTGGTCATCACCGCGGAACCGGTACCGGAACCCCCCGAGCACGGCCGGCGCGCCATCCGCGTCAGCGCGGAACAAGGAGGACGGCTGCTCGCCTGCGGCGCGCTCATCGGCATCACCTCCTCCGCCGTCGACGGAGCGGCACGGTGA
- a CDS encoding ScbR family autoregulator-binding transcription factor: protein MKQTSEADPWATKIASAGPPIHQERARQTRQLILRVAAEEFATNGFRSTSLANVAKRAGITKGAIYHHFGNKENLAASVVEEHYSLWPTLVAETRAQGLNSMETIVALLERVATVFRDDPLVQASARLQIERSTIGIPLPTPFVGWTTLLTDLFGAAHRDGHLRPECSPQMAARVIVAAFFGIQHISDTLHERRDILERWEEVKQLVFPGICAPGVEIH, encoded by the coding sequence ATGAAACAGACGTCGGAGGCGGACCCCTGGGCCACGAAGATCGCCAGCGCGGGTCCCCCGATCCATCAGGAACGCGCGCGGCAGACCCGGCAGTTGATCCTGCGGGTGGCCGCGGAGGAGTTCGCCACGAACGGGTTCCGGTCCACCTCACTGGCGAACGTGGCCAAGCGGGCGGGCATCACCAAGGGGGCGATCTACCACCACTTCGGCAACAAGGAGAACCTCGCCGCGTCCGTGGTCGAGGAGCACTACTCGCTGTGGCCGACCCTGGTGGCCGAGACCCGGGCCCAGGGGCTGAACTCCATGGAGACCATCGTCGCCCTGCTGGAGCGGGTGGCCACGGTCTTCCGGGACGACCCGCTCGTCCAGGCGAGCGCCCGACTGCAGATAGAGCGCTCGACCATCGGGATCCCGCTGCCCACACCGTTCGTGGGCTGGACGACTCTGTTGACCGACCTGTTCGGCGCCGCGCACCGGGACGGCCACCTGCGCCCCGAGTGCTCGCCACAGATGGCCGCCCGCGTCATCGTGGCGGCGTTCTTCGGGATCCAGCACATCTCCGACACCCTGCACGAGCGCCGGGACATCCTCGAACGCTGGGAGGAGGTCAAGCAGTTGGTGTTCCCGGGCATCTGTGCCCCGGGCGTCGAGATCCACTGA